One Triticum dicoccoides isolate Atlit2015 ecotype Zavitan chromosome 5B, WEW_v2.0, whole genome shotgun sequence genomic window carries:
- the LOC119308310 gene encoding uncharacterized protein LOC119308310 — MAAPAALDVSLERVATAPAVPRPGIGVDSATAEAEFLWELRKYVLLLATLAASVTYSAGLSPPGGFWPDNGADGGARLAGDPVLLVTYPRRYKAFFYCNATAFVASLVIVNLLLVRSLGHRRRWLRALQAAMLLDQFGLMGAYAAGSCRDAAMSAYVFVLVALVGCYVSAHVLVFVLFAPTARGDKVTPADRVERARKYLLIFATLAATITYQAGVSTPGGFWPGSQDSDHLAGDPMLRVQHPSRFMVFFYSNTTAFVASLVVVMLLMSNTVTQHGFRSCALWVCTGAAMVGLMGAFASGSCRSLKTSMYVVALVAAVLLYIAIQALVFLCEPVKNLIHDWQQALDRYLNKFERLDLEQQNQQQSRASEHGNDDAYQILRKSRMYLLLLGILAASVTYQAGLNPPGGFWQGDAAADSRHHYLAGDPILHITYPRRYLAFFYCNATAFVASLVILILLLSNILSTQGIKYCALQVAMILDLFGLIGAYAAGSCRQVSKSVYVSLLVVPVFLYVGIHVVVFMLEVWPARPAWIQALSEKMEQCAPSWLKELFEHPEQGEEEADVERTLEKRRKLLLLLAILAASLTYQAGMGPPGGFWQESKLGHVAGDPVLNDNYPRRYVAFFYCNATAFVASLAVIMLLVNRKLSARGIRSYALRVCVILDLVGLMGAFAAGSCRKVSTSIYVLVLTFAVLLCIALQVTLVLSETARGLAKRLLSKLGAVEDQAGGDGRHDTAVAAGGTRDLWDEKLPKYLLLLAALAAAVTYQAAMSPPGGLWGDVVSTGHIAGDPVLASNYPRRYKAFFYCNATSFMASLVIMVLLLIKRVSDTPPALLALHAAMILDLFGLMGAYAAGSCRRVRTSAYVLALVVGVSAYIAVLVVASIGIAGRLRSAMDWLTEQVTRCFSVHDM; from the coding sequence ATGGCGGCGCCTGCTGCTCTTGACGTTAGCCTCGAGAGGGTAGCTACGGCACCGGCCGTTCCACGACCCGGCATCGGCGTCGACAGTGCCACCGCGGAGGCGGAGTTCCTCTGGGAGCTGCGCAAGTACGTGCTGCTCCTCGCCACGCTCGCGGCCTCCGTCACCTACTCCGCGGGGCTGAGTCCGCCAGGCGGGTTTTGGCCCGACAACGGCGCCGACGGAGGCGCGCGTCTCGCCGGCGACCCGGTGCTCCTCGTCACCTACCCGCGCCGATACAAGGCCTTCTTCTACTGCAACGCCACCGCCTTCGTCGCCTCCCTCGTCATCGTCAACCTCCTGCTCGTCCGCTCGCTCGGCCACCGCCGGCGGTGGCTGCGCGCGCTCCAGGCCGCCATGCTGCTCGACCAGTTCGGTCTCATGGGGGCCTACGCCGCGGGCAGCTGCAGGGACGCGGCCATGTCCGCCTACGTCTTCGTTCTCGTCGCCTTGGTTGGCTGCTACGTCTCCGCCCACGTCCTCGTCTTCGTGCTCTTCGCCCCGACAGCGCGCGGCGACAAGGTCACGCCGGCCGACAGAGTGGAGCGCGCGCGCAAGTACCTGCTCATCTTCGCGACGCTGGCGGCGACCATCACGTACCAGGCCGGTGTCAGCACGCCGGGCGGGTTCTGGCCGGGCAGCCAGGACAGCGACCACCTGGCCGGCGACCCCATGCTCCGCGTCCAGCACCCGTCCCGCTTCATGGTCTTCTTCTACTCCAACACCACCGCGTTTGTCGCGTCGCTGGTCGTCGTCATGCTGCTCATGAGCAACACCGTGACGCAGCACGGGTTCCGGTCATGCGCACTCTGGGTGTGCACGGGCGCGGCCATGGTGGGGCTCATGGGCGCCTTCGCCTCCGGGAGCTGCCGGAGCCTCAAGACCTCCATGTACGTCGTCGCGCTGGTGGCCGCCGTTCTCCTCTACATCGCCATTCAGGCACTCGTCTTCTTGTGCGAGCCCGTGAAGAATTTGATCCACGACTGGCAACAAGCACTTGACAGGTACCTCAACAAATTTGAGAGATTGGACTTGGAGCAGCAAAATCAGCAGCAAAGCAGAGCATCCGAGCACGGCAATGACGACGCGTACCAGATTCTGAGGAAGTCGCGGATGTATCTGCTGCTCCTCGGGATTCTTGCGGCGAGCGTCACATACCAAGCCGGACTGAACCCGCCGGGCGGCTTCTGGCAAGGCGATGCAGCCGCCGACAGTCGCCACCACTACCTCGCCGGCGACCCGATCCTCCACATCACGTATCCCCGGCGATACCTGGCCTTCTTCTACTGCAATGCCACCGCCTTCGTCGCGTCGCTCGTCATCCTCATACTCCTGCTGAGCAACATACTCAGCACCCAGGGGATCAAGTACTGCGCGTTGCAGGTCGCCATGATCCTGGACCTGTTTGGCCTGATCGGCGCCTACGCCGCCGGGAGCTGCCGGCAAGTGTCCAAATCCGTGTACGTCTCCCTGCTCGTCGTTCCGGTGTTCCTCTACGTCGGCATCCACGTCGTGGTCTTCATGTTAGAAGTGTGGCCGGCTCGCCCGGCATGGATCCAAGCGTTGAGTGAGAAGATGGAGCAGTGCGCACCCAGCTGGCTCAAGGAGCTGTTCGAGCACCCCgagcagggggaggaggaggcggacgtcGAACGGACACTGGAGAAGAGGCGGAAGCTTCTGCTGCTTCTTGCAATCCTTGCGGCGAGCCTCACCTACCAAGCTGGCATGGGCCCGCCGGGCGGCTTCTGGCAAGAGAGCAAGCTCGGCCATGTCGCCGGCGACCCGGTGCTCAACGACAACTACCCGCGCCGCTACGTGGCCTTCTTCTACTGCAACGCGACGGCCTTCGTCGCGTCCCTTGCCGTCATCATGCTGCTGGTGAACAGGAAGCTCTCGGCGAGAGGGATACGGTCTTACGCACTGCGGGTGTGCGTGATCCTCGACCTCGTCGGCCTCATGGGCGCCTTCGCCGCCGGCAGCTGCCGGAAGGTGTCGACCTCGATCTACGTCCTCGTTCTGACATTCGCAGTTCTACTCTGCATCGCTCTCCAGGTCACGCTGGTCTTGTCGGAGACAGCGCGAGGACTTGCGAAGAGGCTCCTGTCAAAGCTCGGCGCGGTCGAAGACCAAGCCGGAGGCGACGGGCGGCATGACACGGCCGTCGCCGCCGGAGGGACGCGTGATCTCTGGGACGAGAAGCTGCCCAAATACCTGCTGCTGCTCGCGGCGCTCGCTGCCGCCGTCACGTACCAGGCCGCGATGAGCCCGCCGGGCGGCCTCTGGGGCGACGTCGTCTCGACCGGCCACATCGCCGGCGATCCGGTTCTCGCGAGCAACTACCCCCGCCGGTACAAGGCCTTCTTCTACTGCAACGCGACGTCCTTCATGGCGTCCCTGGTGATCATGGTCCTCCTGCTGATCAAGAGGGTGAGCGACACCCCGCCGGCGCTCTTGGCGCTGCACGCCGCCATGATCCTGGACCTGTTTGGACTCATGGGTGCATACGCCGCTGGGAGCTGCAGGAGGGTGAGGACGTCTGCCTACGTCCTGGCGCTGGTCGTCGGGGTCTCGGCGTACATTGCTGTGCTCGTCGTGGCATCCATCGGCATAGCGGGCCGACTGAGAAGCGCAATGGACTGGCTGACGGAGCAAGTGACACGGTGCTTCTCCGTGCATGATATGTAG